A single Paraburkholderia sp. FT54 DNA region contains:
- a CDS encoding bifunctional UDP-4-keto-pentose/UDP-xylose synthase, with protein sequence MKKVLILGVNGFIGHHLSKRILETTNWEVFGMDMQTERLGDLINHERMHFFEGDITINKEWVEYHIKKCDVILPLVAIATPATYVKQPLRVFELDFEANLPIVRSAVKYGKHLVFPSTSEVYGMCTDEQFDPEESQLSYGPINKPRWIYACSKQLMDRVIWGYGMEGLNFTLFRPFNWIGPGLDSIYTPKEGSSRVVTQFLGHIVRGENISLVDGGAQKRAFTDIDDGIGALMKIIENKDGVATGKIYNIGNPTNNFSVRELAHKMLALAAEFPEYADTAKQVQLVETSSGAYYGAGYQDVQNRVPKIDNTMQELGWAPKSTFDEALRKIFEAYRGHVGEARALVEQQ encoded by the coding sequence ATGAAAAAAGTCCTGATTCTGGGTGTGAACGGCTTCATCGGCCATCACCTGTCCAAACGCATTCTCGAAACGACCAATTGGGAAGTCTTCGGCATGGACATGCAGACCGAGCGTCTGGGCGATCTGATCAATCATGAGCGGATGCACTTCTTCGAAGGCGACATCACGATCAACAAGGAGTGGGTCGAATATCACATCAAGAAGTGCGATGTGATCCTGCCGCTGGTCGCGATCGCGACTCCCGCCACCTACGTGAAGCAGCCGCTGCGGGTGTTCGAACTGGATTTCGAGGCGAACCTGCCGATCGTGCGTTCAGCCGTCAAGTACGGCAAGCACCTCGTGTTTCCGTCCACGTCCGAGGTGTACGGCATGTGCACGGACGAGCAGTTCGATCCGGAAGAGTCGCAACTGTCGTACGGCCCGATCAACAAGCCGCGCTGGATCTACGCATGCTCCAAGCAGTTGATGGACCGCGTGATCTGGGGTTACGGCATGGAAGGCCTGAACTTCACGCTGTTCCGTCCGTTCAACTGGATCGGCCCGGGCCTCGACTCGATCTACACGCCGAAGGAAGGCAGCTCGCGCGTGGTCACGCAGTTCCTCGGCCATATCGTGCGCGGCGAGAACATCAGCCTCGTCGATGGCGGCGCGCAAAAGCGCGCTTTCACGGACATCGACGACGGCATCGGCGCGCTGATGAAGATCATCGAGAACAAAGACGGCGTCGCCACGGGCAAGATCTACAACATCGGCAACCCGACCAACAATTTCTCGGTGCGTGAACTCGCGCACAAGATGCTGGCGCTCGCCGCCGAATTCCCGGAATACGCGGACACGGCCAAGCAGGTGCAACTGGTCGAAACGTCGTCGGGCGCGTACTACGGCGCGGGCTATCAGGACGTGCAGAACCGCGTGCCGAAGATCGACAACACCATGCAGGAACTCGGCTGGGCGCCGAAGTCGACTTTCGACGAAGCGCTGCGCAAGATTTTCGAAGCGTATCGTGGCCACGTCGGCGAAGCGCGCGCGCTCGTCGAACAGCAATAA
- a CDS encoding polysaccharide deacetylase family protein, protein MARIVLKIDVDTLRGTREGVPNLARIFDRFKARATFLFSLGPDHTGWAMRRVLRPGFLKKVSRTSVVEHYGVKQLMYGVLLPGPDIGAKASAQMRAIHEAGFECGIHTWDHVYWQDNVRSKDRAWTAAQMQQSHDRFVEVFGAPPVTHGAAGWQMNGHAFEQIDAWGMRYASDGRGHSPYLPVVDGRTLAHVQMPTTLPTLDEVLGVDGVETHNVAAWMLKHTENNPHDQVFTLHAELEGQKLAPIFEQLLEGWRAQGHTFATMGDYYATLDRNTLPSYPVTWGEIPGRSGELIVQP, encoded by the coding sequence TTGGCTCGCATCGTCCTGAAGATCGACGTCGACACGCTGCGCGGCACCCGCGAAGGCGTGCCGAACCTCGCGCGCATCTTCGACCGCTTCAAGGCGCGCGCCACCTTCCTGTTCAGCCTTGGGCCCGACCACACTGGCTGGGCGATGCGCCGCGTGTTGCGGCCGGGCTTTCTGAAGAAGGTGTCGCGTACCTCGGTGGTCGAACACTACGGCGTCAAGCAACTGATGTACGGCGTGCTGCTGCCCGGTCCGGACATCGGCGCCAAGGCCTCGGCGCAAATGCGCGCGATCCATGAAGCCGGCTTCGAATGCGGCATTCATACGTGGGATCACGTGTACTGGCAGGACAATGTGCGCTCGAAAGATCGCGCGTGGACCGCGGCGCAGATGCAACAAAGCCACGACCGCTTCGTCGAGGTGTTCGGCGCGCCGCCGGTCACGCACGGCGCGGCAGGCTGGCAGATGAACGGCCATGCGTTCGAACAGATCGACGCATGGGGCATGCGCTATGCGTCCGACGGGCGCGGCCACTCGCCGTATCTGCCGGTGGTCGACGGGCGCACACTCGCGCACGTGCAGATGCCCACCACGCTGCCCACGCTCGACGAAGTGCTTGGCGTGGACGGTGTCGAAACCCACAACGTCGCCGCATGGATGTTGAAGCACACTGAAAACAATCCGCACGACCAGGTGTTCACGCTGCACGCGGAACTCGAAGGGCAAAAGCTCGCGCCGATCTTCGAACAGCTTCTGGAAGGCTGGCGCGCGCAAGGCCACACCTTCGCGACCATGGGTGACTATTACGCCACGCTAGACCGCAACACGCTGCCATCGTACCCTGTTACGTGGGGTGAAATTCCAGGGCGCTCCGGCGAGTTGATTGTTCAGCCCTGA
- a CDS encoding peroxiredoxin yields the protein MSIAVDQPIPDFTASATGGEITLSKLRGKKVVLYFYPKDNTPGCTTEGLQFRDLYPKFKKAGAEIMGVSRDSLRSHDNFKAKLELPFPLISDPEETLCALFSVIKMKKMYGKEVRGIERSTFLIDGEGVLRQEWRGVKVPGHVDDILEAVQAL from the coding sequence GTGTCCATCGCAGTCGACCAACCCATCCCCGACTTCACCGCTTCTGCTACCGGTGGCGAGATCACGCTGTCCAAGCTGCGGGGCAAGAAGGTGGTGCTGTATTTTTATCCGAAGGACAACACGCCGGGCTGTACGACCGAAGGTCTGCAGTTTCGCGATCTGTATCCGAAGTTCAAGAAGGCCGGCGCGGAGATCATGGGCGTGTCGCGCGACAGCCTGCGCTCGCATGACAACTTCAAGGCGAAGCTCGAATTGCCCTTCCCACTGATCTCGGATCCGGAAGAAACGCTGTGCGCGCTCTTCAGCGTCATCAAAATGAAGAAAATGTATGGCAAAGAAGTACGGGGGATTGAACGCTCCACGTTCCTCATCGACGGTGAAGGCGTGCTGCGCCAGGAGTGGCGCGGCGTGAAAGTGCCGGGCCACGTCGACGATATTCTGGAGGCTGTACAAGCGCTTTGA
- a CDS encoding PhoH family protein, translating to MPLPTPPSKLGNLLPPDEYKAKAASPARSAAKKQAADGESAESADYGRANVATPMAHAANAATTLRPVPASSAAPAASSASAGQAAPARSATAPGRRSKQTAALLQPVPATRAPAEPAAQPVVARTPSAKQAEASTPAAVAPSTRGTSKKRGTGTQPAEVQKLFVLDTNVLMHDPSCLFRFEEHDVYLPMMTLEELDNHKKGMSEVARNARQVSRTLDALVANAGNMSDGISLARLGSREASGRLYFQTKLTAIEPVEGLPEGKADNQILGVVRALQRDRMDRQVVLVSKDINMRIKAHALGLPAEDYFNDQVLEDSDLLYSGIRALPQDFWTKHAKGMESWQDTKTGTTYYRVTGPLCASMLVNEFVYLEPQNGEPAFHALVRELNGKTALLQTLRDYGHHKNNVWGITARNREQNFALNLLMNPEIDFVTLLGQAGTGKTLVALAAGLAQVLDDKRYNEIIVTRATVPVGEDIGFLPGTEEEKMQPWMGAFDDNLEVLQKTDDAAGEWGRAATQELIRSRLKVKSMNFMRGRTFVDKYLIIDEAQNLTPKQMKTLVTRAGPGTKIICLGNIAQIDTPYLTEGSSGLTYVVDRFKGWAHSGHVTLARGERSRLADYASEIL from the coding sequence ATGCCTTTGCCTACCCCCCCCAGCAAGCTCGGCAATCTCCTGCCGCCTGACGAATACAAGGCCAAAGCCGCCAGTCCGGCGCGCTCCGCCGCGAAGAAACAGGCTGCCGACGGGGAATCCGCAGAGTCGGCCGATTACGGCCGCGCGAACGTCGCCACGCCGATGGCGCACGCCGCCAATGCCGCGACCACTTTGCGGCCTGTGCCGGCATCGTCGGCTGCTCCTGCCGCGTCGTCCGCATCCGCCGGCCAGGCCGCTCCGGCGCGCAGCGCAACGGCACCGGGCCGCAGATCGAAGCAGACCGCCGCCCTGCTGCAACCGGTTCCCGCTACCCGTGCGCCGGCCGAGCCGGCCGCGCAGCCGGTCGTCGCCCGCACGCCGAGCGCGAAGCAGGCCGAGGCCAGCACACCTGCGGCCGTCGCGCCGAGCACGCGCGGCACCAGCAAGAAACGTGGCACCGGCACCCAGCCGGCCGAAGTCCAGAAGCTCTTCGTGCTCGACACGAACGTGCTGATGCACGATCCGAGCTGCCTGTTCCGTTTCGAGGAACACGACGTCTATCTCCCGATGATGACGTTGGAAGAACTCGACAACCACAAGAAGGGCATGTCGGAAGTCGCGCGCAACGCACGTCAGGTGAGCCGCACACTGGACGCGCTGGTGGCGAACGCCGGCAACATGTCCGACGGCATTTCGCTGGCGCGTCTGGGCAGCCGCGAGGCTTCCGGGCGGCTGTACTTCCAGACCAAGCTCACCGCCATCGAGCCGGTGGAAGGCCTGCCGGAAGGCAAGGCCGACAACCAGATCCTCGGCGTGGTGCGCGCGTTGCAGCGCGACCGGATGGATCGCCAGGTCGTGCTGGTGTCGAAAGACATCAATATGCGCATCAAGGCGCATGCGCTTGGCCTGCCCGCCGAAGACTACTTCAACGACCAGGTGCTCGAAGACAGCGATCTGCTGTATTCCGGCATCCGCGCACTGCCGCAGGATTTCTGGACCAAGCACGCAAAGGGCATGGAGAGCTGGCAGGACACCAAGACCGGTACGACGTACTACCGTGTGACCGGTCCGCTGTGCGCCTCGATGCTGGTCAACGAGTTCGTCTATCTCGAGCCGCAAAACGGCGAGCCGGCGTTTCACGCGCTGGTGCGCGAGCTGAACGGCAAGACCGCGCTGCTGCAAACCTTGCGCGACTACGGCCACCACAAGAACAACGTGTGGGGCATCACGGCGCGTAACCGCGAGCAGAACTTCGCGCTGAACCTGTTGATGAATCCGGAGATCGACTTCGTCACGCTGCTGGGTCAGGCCGGCACCGGCAAGACGCTGGTCGCGCTCGCCGCCGGTCTTGCGCAGGTGCTGGACGACAAGCGCTACAACGAGATCATCGTGACGCGTGCGACGGTGCCGGTCGGCGAAGACATCGGCTTCCTGCCGGGTACGGAAGAGGAAAAAATGCAGCCGTGGATGGGTGCATTCGACGACAACCTCGAAGTCCTGCAGAAGACCGACGACGCAGCCGGCGAATGGGGCCGCGCCGCGACTCAGGAGTTGATCCGCTCGCGCCTGAAGGTCAAGAGCATGAACTTCATGCGCGGCCGCACGTTCGTGGACAAGTATCTGATCATCGACGAGGCGCAAAACCTGACGCCGAAACAGATGAAAACGCTGGTCACGCGTGCGGGTCCGGGCACGAAGATCATCTGTCTGGGCAACATCGCGCAGATCGATACGCCTTACCTGACGGAAGGCAGTTCGGGACTGACGTACGTGGTCGATCGCTTCAAGGGCTGGGCGCACAGTGGGCATGTGACGCTGGCACGCGGCGAGCGTTCGCGTCTGGCGGATTACGCATCGGAAATTCTTTAA
- a CDS encoding NlpC/P60 family protein, whose amino-acid sequence MRRLALSLLTVLLLAACAGAPQKTLSRSGSSVVVANGAYHAPPPGFPNFVDHSIGREEISIQAMSLVGIPYRWGGNTPDSGFDCSGLVRYVVLRAASVNLPRTTADMSGRGESIEPDEIAPGDLIFFNTTGRAHSHVGIYVGKLRFVNAPSTGGTVRLDYLTNPYWAKRFDGIRRVAGPAATPAPFDTPNYQAAAPRPERVAPVAQTAPAYAGVAGAAATVAPASTKTAAQPPVYATGALQPQSQTQPTARVAATPRAPSTTEAQPTTTAATPQADPFEPPPPGLSAAQMQARAAGAVSPTPGPAAQASADVANASALAQPQPMPSRTAPQAAAGRAPDPIDAAADAFEPPPPASVAARQARQAQQADENGSVQIMRASTASRGIPAPTQTNDDPIARFANGNF is encoded by the coding sequence ATGCGCCGACTCGCCCTCTCGTTGCTGACCGTTCTGCTGCTCGCCGCCTGTGCCGGCGCGCCGCAGAAGACGTTGTCGCGCTCGGGCAGCTCGGTCGTCGTGGCGAACGGCGCCTATCACGCTCCGCCGCCCGGCTTTCCGAATTTCGTCGACCACAGCATCGGCCGCGAGGAAATCTCGATTCAGGCGATGAGTCTCGTCGGCATTCCATACCGCTGGGGCGGCAATACGCCGGATAGCGGCTTCGATTGCAGCGGATTGGTTCGCTATGTCGTCTTGCGCGCGGCGTCCGTGAATCTGCCGCGCACGACGGCGGATATGAGCGGGCGTGGCGAATCGATCGAGCCGGACGAGATCGCGCCGGGCGATCTGATTTTCTTCAACACGACGGGGCGGGCGCATTCGCACGTCGGCATTTATGTGGGCAAGCTGCGTTTTGTCAACGCGCCGTCGACCGGTGGGACGGTGAGGCTCGACTATTTGACCAATCCTTATTGGGCCAAACGTTTCGACGGGATTCGCCGCGTGGCCGGGCCGGCCGCGACACCCGCGCCATTCGATACGCCGAACTATCAGGCTGCGGCGCCGCGGCCTGAGCGTGTTGCGCCTGTGGCGCAGACAGCGCCGGCGTATGCGGGCGTGGCGGGTGCAGCGGCGACCGTGGCGCCGGCGTCGACGAAGACAGCGGCACAGCCGCCGGTTTATGCCACGGGCGCGCTGCAACCCCAATCGCAAACGCAGCCGACGGCCCGCGTGGCGGCGACGCCGCGCGCACCGTCAACCACAGAAGCTCAACCGACAACCACCGCAGCCACGCCACAAGCCGATCCGTTCGAACCACCACCGCCGGGCCTGAGCGCAGCGCAGATGCAAGCGCGTGCGGCAGGCGCGGTGTCGCCGACGCCGGGGCCTGCCGCTCAAGCCAGTGCCGATGTCGCCAACGCCAGCGCATTGGCTCAGCCACAGCCGATGCCTTCACGCACTGCGCCGCAAGCGGCGGCCGGACGCGCTCCCGATCCAATCGATGCCGCCGCCGACGCGTTCGAGCCGCCGCCGCCCGCTTCCGTCGCCGCGCGTCAGGCTCGCCAGGCGCAGCAAGCCGATGAGAACGGCAGCGTGCAGATCATGCGTGCGTCGACCGCCTCGCGCGGCATACCCGCCCCCACGCAGACCAACGACGATCCAATCGCCCGCTTCGCCAACGGCAACTTCTGA